Proteins from one Mesorhizobium sp. M9A.F.Ca.ET.002.03.1.2 genomic window:
- a CDS encoding alpha-1,2-fucosyltransferase, producing the protein MTPPKNQKLFSIGYRCGRLANRLIIFANFIALAEERGDHLINYTFHSYADLFEATRANVHCAYPIPRRKSWLDRIPGVGAIIRKTRIFYHVTRYASVLIDRFPVFGRKVVALRETKGQFITYLDSPDVQEKIRPARIVFVYDWRFRAPHLVQKHGDKIRAYFRPLATLEKASREAVEPLRRNADIVIGVHVRHGDYRGWKGGKYFYPVECYAAWMRDLVTLFPGRRVSFLVCSDERRNAGEFPGLTVGFGTKSPVSDLFALSRCDYIIGTKSTFPQWASFYGEKPLLQILDRNASVKVEDFRVCYLDWD; encoded by the coding sequence ATGACGCCGCCAAAGAATCAAAAGCTCTTCTCCATCGGGTACCGCTGCGGGCGCCTGGCAAATCGTCTGATCATCTTCGCGAATTTCATCGCACTGGCGGAGGAGCGAGGGGATCACCTCATCAATTACACCTTTCACAGCTACGCCGATCTGTTTGAAGCCACGCGCGCCAACGTCCACTGCGCGTATCCGATACCGCGGCGGAAAAGCTGGCTGGACCGGATTCCCGGCGTCGGCGCGATCATCCGCAAGACGCGCATTTTCTATCACGTCACCCGCTATGCCAGCGTGCTGATTGATCGCTTTCCGGTTTTTGGCCGGAAGGTTGTCGCGTTGCGTGAAACCAAAGGTCAATTCATCACCTATCTGGACAGCCCAGACGTTCAGGAGAAAATCCGCCCGGCTAGAATCGTTTTCGTGTATGACTGGCGGTTTCGCGCACCGCATCTGGTGCAGAAGCATGGCGACAAGATCCGCGCCTATTTCCGGCCGTTGGCGACGCTTGAGAAAGCGAGCCGCGAAGCCGTGGAGCCATTACGGCGCAATGCCGACATCGTCATTGGCGTTCACGTTCGCCACGGCGATTATCGCGGCTGGAAGGGTGGCAAATATTTTTATCCAGTCGAATGTTACGCTGCATGGATGCGCGACCTCGTGACGCTATTTCCCGGCCGCCGGGTATCTTTTCTGGTCTGCAGCGACGAACGGCGCAACGCCGGGGAATTTCCCGGCCTGACGGTCGGGTTCGGCACCAAATCTCCCGTGAGCGATCTTTTCGCGCTTTCCCGCTGCGACTACATCATCGGCACCAAGAGCACCTTTCCGCAGTGGGCCTCGTTTTATGGCGAAAAACCGCTGCTGCAAATTTTGGACCGCAATGCTTCGGTCAAAGTGGAAGATTTCCGCGTCTGTTATCTGGATTGGGACTGA
- a CDS encoding TIM barrel protein, whose amino-acid sequence MSNLIATGFNAQSRDGELDSLEADLRRLESIGVDTVELAVTSIDLVAGGRVIKERADRLVALTSGFPFRYTVHGLVSSNFMDPATCRYQLEAAKALVEVCDRIDARILVQHGGFLRADQPLLRADADRREREALSELAEFARPYGVRVALENIFTAEPGQYRQTPAEVAETVRAVNHPNLVSLIDFSHAYLEATYRGLNFREQIRAMAPVAGHLHVHDSFGRPQGSYKPHFLQEAVALGLGDLHMPLGWGDIAWEEIFSELEFLPGTVLMMEIGERYRNERPASLERAKHLMALNGGRSSMAAE is encoded by the coding sequence ATGAGCAATCTTATCGCAACCGGCTTCAACGCGCAGTCTCGCGACGGCGAGCTGGACAGTCTCGAAGCCGATCTTCGCCGGCTCGAAAGTATCGGTGTCGACACCGTCGAGCTAGCGGTGACCAGCATCGATCTTGTCGCTGGCGGCCGCGTCATCAAGGAGAGGGCGGACCGGCTCGTCGCGTTGACCAGCGGGTTTCCCTTCCGTTACACGGTCCATGGCCTCGTCTCCTCCAACTTCATGGATCCCGCGACCTGCAGGTACCAGCTGGAGGCGGCCAAGGCGCTGGTCGAGGTCTGCGACCGGATCGACGCCCGTATCCTGGTTCAGCACGGCGGCTTCCTGCGCGCCGACCAGCCTCTCCTGCGAGCGGATGCGGACCGGCGCGAGCGCGAGGCTCTGTCCGAACTGGCGGAATTCGCCAGGCCTTATGGCGTGCGCGTCGCGCTGGAGAACATCTTCACCGCGGAACCGGGGCAATACCGGCAGACGCCCGCGGAGGTGGCCGAGACCGTCAGGGCCGTCAATCATCCCAATCTGGTCTCGCTGATCGATTTCAGCCATGCCTATCTCGAAGCGACCTATCGCGGGCTGAACTTCCGCGAGCAGATCCGCGCCATGGCCCCGGTGGCCGGGCATCTGCACGTCCACGATTCCTTCGGCCGTCCGCAGGGCTCTTACAAACCCCATTTTCTGCAGGAAGCGGTCGCGCTGGGCCTGGGCGACCTGCACATGCCGCTCGGCTGGGGCGACATTGCCTGGGAAGAGATTTTCAGTGAATTGGAGTTCCTGCCGGGAACGGTCCTGATGATGGAGATCGGCGAACGCTACCGCAACGAGCGGCCAGCCAGCCTCGAACGCGCGAAACACCTGATGGCGCTAAACGGCGGACGCAGTTCCATGGCTGCCGAATGA
- a CDS encoding glycerophosphodiester phosphodiesterase family protein, with product MTLITGHRGARNLWPENSLAGFRNTLKLGVDAIEFDVHLTESGELVVIHDATLERTTEGFGPVRKLTSEERAGAQARPGVRLKGTDETIPTLADVLAALSAKDGPDLHVEIKTDETGTPYPDIARRVAEELRRFGVEDRTHLTSFDISVLEDCRRHAPQVARLVSVNADWAERQGGLAAFLARVDGLVDIVAIHHELMEAQWELVRAALPLDRLCVWTVNEEAGIRHWLDRRIGRLTSDRPDLAIALRSAMRTAAPLEANPA from the coding sequence ATGACGTTGATCACCGGCCATCGCGGCGCCCGCAATCTGTGGCCCGAGAACTCGCTTGCCGGCTTCCGCAACACGCTGAAGCTCGGCGTCGACGCCATCGAATTCGACGTCCATCTGACCGAGTCGGGCGAGCTCGTGGTCATCCATGACGCGACGCTCGAACGCACGACGGAGGGATTTGGACCGGTGCGGAAGCTGACGTCCGAAGAGCGGGCAGGCGCGCAGGCGCGGCCAGGCGTAAGGTTGAAAGGTACGGACGAAACTATCCCGACATTGGCGGACGTGCTGGCCGCGCTTTCCGCCAAAGACGGGCCGGACCTGCATGTCGAGATCAAGACCGACGAAACCGGCACGCCCTATCCCGACATTGCCCGGCGCGTCGCCGAGGAGCTTCGGCGGTTCGGCGTCGAGGACAGGACGCATCTGACATCCTTCGACATTTCGGTGCTGGAGGACTGCCGGCGCCATGCGCCGCAGGTCGCGCGCCTCGTCTCCGTCAATGCGGATTGGGCCGAGAGACAGGGTGGCCTGGCGGCATTCCTTGCTCGCGTCGACGGCCTCGTGGACATCGTCGCCATCCATCACGAGCTGATGGAGGCGCAATGGGAACTGGTCCGTGCCGCGCTGCCGCTAGACCGGCTTTGCGTGTGGACAGTGAATGAGGAGGCAGGAATCCGCCACTGGCTGGATCGGCGGATCGGCCGCCTGACATCGGACCGTCCCGACCTCGCCATCGCCTTGCGCTCCGCCATGAGGACGGCCGCGCCGCTCGAAGCCAACCCGGCCTGA
- a CDS encoding ABC transporter permease has protein sequence MASIYPATTRPNARQRAGFLSSIRRNVPLSVGLGILWLVAMVLVAIFADSIRPYGITQMDLTSRLSQPGTLKHLLGTDELGRDVLSRLIQSIRLSLVIAFGATLLSAVFGTALGFAAAQFRGFVEHLVLALADFQAALPFLIMSLAVLAFFGSSMVLLVCLMGFYGWERYARIARGLAISAGAQGYAASVVQLGATPARVYLSHILPNVASTLIVSMTLTFPEIILMESGLSFLGLGVQPPATSLGNMVGFGREYLTRAPWIMLAPAAVIMLTTLSISLVGDWLRDRLDPTVR, from the coding sequence ATGGCTTCGATCTATCCGGCGACCACACGGCCAAACGCGAGGCAACGGGCCGGTTTCCTGTCGTCCATCCGCCGCAACGTGCCGCTGAGCGTCGGCTTGGGAATCCTGTGGCTGGTCGCCATGGTGCTGGTCGCCATCTTCGCCGACAGCATCCGCCCCTACGGCATCACGCAGATGGATCTCACCAGCCGACTTTCGCAACCCGGCACGCTGAAGCATTTGCTGGGCACCGACGAACTGGGCCGCGACGTGCTTTCGCGCCTCATCCAGTCGATCCGCCTTTCGCTCGTCATCGCGTTCGGGGCGACGCTCCTTTCGGCCGTATTCGGCACGGCGCTCGGCTTCGCCGCCGCGCAGTTCCGCGGTTTCGTCGAGCATCTGGTGCTGGCGCTGGCGGATTTCCAGGCGGCTCTGCCGTTTCTCATCATGTCGCTGGCGGTGCTGGCCTTCTTCGGCTCCTCCATGGTGCTGCTGGTCTGCCTGATGGGCTTCTACGGCTGGGAGCGCTATGCGCGCATCGCGCGGGGCCTCGCGATCTCGGCAGGCGCGCAGGGCTATGCGGCCTCGGTGGTGCAGCTCGGCGCCACGCCGGCGCGGGTTTATCTCAGCCACATCCTGCCCAATGTCGCCTCGACGCTGATCGTTTCGATGACGTTGACCTTTCCCGAGATCATCCTGATGGAAAGCGGGCTGTCCTTCCTCGGCCTTGGCGTCCAGCCGCCGGCGACCAGCCTTGGCAATATGGTCGGCTTCGGCCGTGAATATCTGACCCGCGCGCCGTGGATCATGCTGGCGCCCGCCGCCGTCATCATGCTCACCACGCTTTCGATCTCGCTGGTCGGAGACTGGCTGCGCGACAGGCTCGATCCGACGGTGCGGTGA
- a CDS encoding ABC transporter ATP-binding protein: protein MTPLIEAEKLVRVYALRHGPFSRRTFVRAVEDVSLSVFPGETLGIVGESGSGKSTLGRMLLGIDPAQGGEVRFEGQKMPRLGMPQWRALRAKMQLVYQDPLAALDRRQTIATQIGEPLDIHRVGARESRAGRVEELMAAVGLRPDQAGRYPHELSGGQRQRAVIARALAARPKLLVCDEPVSALDVSIQAQVVNMLRDLQEENGIAMIFISHDLKVVRNLADRVAVMYLGRIVEEASSDVIFQSPRHPYTKALVSSMPIPGKKLEGRVILQGEPPNPAARPSGCAFHPRCPVARDTCRTITPPLRQIEKGRTAACHVVADNAAMAA, encoded by the coding sequence ATGACGCCGCTGATCGAGGCAGAAAAGCTCGTACGCGTTTACGCGCTGCGGCACGGACCCTTCTCCCGCCGCACCTTTGTTCGCGCCGTCGAGGATGTTTCGCTATCGGTATTCCCTGGCGAAACGCTGGGTATTGTCGGGGAGTCCGGTTCCGGAAAGTCGACGCTCGGACGAATGCTGCTCGGCATCGATCCGGCCCAGGGCGGCGAGGTGCGCTTCGAAGGGCAGAAGATGCCGAGGCTTGGCATGCCGCAGTGGCGGGCGCTGCGCGCGAAAATGCAGCTTGTCTATCAGGACCCGCTTGCCGCACTCGACCGCCGGCAGACGATTGCGACCCAGATCGGCGAACCGCTGGACATCCATCGAGTCGGGGCGAGAGAAAGCCGCGCCGGGCGCGTCGAGGAATTGATGGCGGCCGTCGGCCTGCGCCCCGACCAGGCCGGCCGTTATCCGCATGAGCTTTCCGGCGGGCAGCGCCAGCGGGCGGTGATCGCGCGGGCGCTTGCGGCCCGGCCCAAGCTCCTGGTGTGCGACGAGCCGGTCTCCGCGCTTGACGTGTCGATCCAGGCGCAGGTGGTGAACATGCTGCGCGACCTGCAGGAAGAGAACGGCATCGCCATGATCTTCATCAGCCATGACCTGAAGGTCGTGCGCAACCTGGCCGACCGCGTCGCCGTCATGTATCTCGGCAGGATCGTGGAAGAAGCTTCCTCCGACGTGATTTTCCAGTCGCCCCGGCATCCCTACACCAAGGCGCTGGTTTCCAGCATGCCGATCCCCGGCAAGAAGCTGGAGGGGCGTGTCATCCTCCAGGGCGAACCGCCCAATCCGGCCGCACGCCCGTCGGGCTGTGCCTTCCATCCCCGCTGCCCCGTCGCGCGCGACACCTGCCGCACCATTACGCCGCCGCTGCGCCAGATCGAGAAGGGGCGCACGGCCGCCTGCCATGTCGTGGCGGACAACGCCGCAATGGCGGCCTGA
- a CDS encoding ABC transporter ATP-binding protein, protein MTAAMANLVELRNLKVAFDGVQVLHGIDLDVARGEALGLVGESGCGKSVTWLAALGLLPGKASVTGSVRLEGRELCGSPRSTLEQVRGGRIAMIFQDPSSSLNPVLSIGRQITEALAIHRRLQGEAAKIEALRLMDMVGIPDARGRFDLYTHEFSGGQCQRLMIAMALAGEPDLLIADEPTTALDATIQAQILDLLIRLQAETGMALVFISHDLGAVSQVCERVCVMYAGRIVEEGSVAQLFSSPRHPYTRGLFDAIPRLDGPRRRLIPIPGTVPNPNNLPPGCAFAPRCSRTTAFCETSPPSFLPQKDGRKLACAHPIEPAAAGGAERKVAEDLLQ, encoded by the coding sequence ATGACAGCGGCGATGGCCAACCTGGTGGAACTGCGCAACCTGAAAGTCGCCTTCGACGGCGTTCAGGTGCTGCACGGCATCGACCTCGATGTTGCACGCGGCGAGGCGCTCGGCCTCGTCGGGGAATCAGGATGCGGCAAGTCGGTCACATGGCTGGCGGCGCTCGGCCTGCTGCCCGGCAAGGCTAGCGTGACCGGTTCGGTGCGCCTCGAGGGCCGCGAGCTTTGCGGCAGCCCGCGCAGCACGCTGGAGCAGGTGCGGGGCGGGCGGATCGCCATGATCTTCCAGGACCCGTCGAGCTCCCTCAACCCCGTCCTGTCGATCGGCCGCCAGATTACCGAGGCGCTGGCCATTCATCGGAGACTGCAGGGCGAGGCAGCGAAGATCGAGGCGCTGAGGCTGATGGACATGGTCGGCATTCCCGACGCCCGTGGCCGTTTCGATCTCTACACGCATGAATTTTCCGGCGGCCAATGCCAGCGGCTGATGATCGCCATGGCGCTGGCGGGAGAACCGGACCTGTTGATCGCGGATGAGCCGACCACCGCGCTCGATGCGACCATCCAGGCCCAGATTCTCGATCTCCTGATCCGGCTGCAGGCCGAGACCGGCATGGCGCTGGTGTTCATCAGCCATGATCTCGGCGCGGTGTCGCAGGTCTGCGAGCGCGTATGCGTGATGTATGCGGGCCGCATCGTGGAAGAGGGTTCGGTCGCGCAGCTGTTTTCCAGCCCTCGTCATCCCTATACGCGCGGCCTGTTCGACGCGATCCCGCGCCTCGATGGCCCCCGAAGGCGGCTGATCCCGATACCGGGCACGGTGCCGAACCCGAACAACCTGCCGCCGGGCTGTGCCTTCGCGCCGCGCTGCTCGCGCACAACCGCTTTCTGCGAGACGTCGCCGCCCTCCTTCCTGCCGCAAAAGGACGGCCGAAAGCTCGCCTGCGCGCACCCGATCGAGCCGGCCGCAGCCGGCGGGGCCGAACGCAAAGTCGCTGAAGATCTGCTGCAATGA
- a CDS encoding ABC transporter substrate-binding protein: MFSLTRRGALGILGATAGSMVLPRFAIGQGARPSVTIAVQKITNNNTLDIWNEQSNVGERVFFPNFWEGLILRNWMGNQGPVPGLATEWKRIDDKTLELKLRQGVKFHNGDELTAADVVFSFSAQRVFGDTQPVGGKTIFEDDHKPTTAKELPATIPGISRRLWPALAGVEAVDKYTVRFHNATSDVTLEGRLYAFGSQIANRRAWDEAASYVDWARKPVTTGPYMVGEFKPDVSLTLVAFDDYWGGRPPLEQIRFVEVPEVASRVNGLLSGEYDFACDLPPDQIPAIQATQGFEIQNSTIWNHRVSVFNVQNPILADPLVRRAMTHSIDRKAIVEALWAGQTVIPAGLQFDSYGEMFIKDWAPPEYNPELARDLLKQASYKGDAIPYRLLNNYYTNQTANAQIMVEMWSQVGLNVQIEMKENWGQIHDPAGVKGVRDWSAGNSINDPITPMVTQFGPNGEVQQKKDWTNAEMNELSVIMETSTDHAARKKAFARMLEICEREDPVYQILHQNAVFTGMKSSLKWKAAPAFAMDFRSSNWAS; the protein is encoded by the coding sequence ATGTTTTCACTCACTCGGCGCGGCGCGCTTGGTATCCTCGGCGCAACCGCAGGCAGCATGGTGCTGCCGCGCTTTGCGATCGGCCAGGGCGCGCGCCCGTCCGTCACCATCGCCGTGCAGAAGATCACCAACAACAACACGCTCGACATATGGAACGAGCAATCCAATGTCGGCGAGCGGGTGTTCTTCCCCAATTTCTGGGAAGGACTGATTCTGCGCAACTGGATGGGCAACCAGGGCCCGGTTCCCGGCCTCGCCACCGAGTGGAAACGCATCGACGACAAGACGCTCGAACTGAAGCTCCGGCAGGGCGTGAAATTCCACAATGGCGACGAGCTGACCGCCGCCGACGTGGTGTTCAGCTTCTCGGCCCAGCGCGTTTTCGGCGACACCCAGCCGGTCGGCGGCAAGACTATCTTCGAGGACGACCACAAGCCGACAACCGCCAAGGAACTGCCCGCCACGATACCTGGCATCAGCCGCCGCCTCTGGCCCGCGCTCGCAGGCGTTGAGGCCGTCGACAAATATACTGTCCGCTTCCACAACGCGACGTCGGATGTGACGCTGGAAGGCCGCCTCTATGCCTTCGGCAGCCAGATCGCCAACCGCCGTGCCTGGGACGAGGCGGCGAGCTATGTCGACTGGGCGCGCAAGCCGGTCACCACCGGCCCCTATATGGTTGGCGAGTTCAAGCCGGACGTGTCGCTCACGCTCGTGGCCTTCGACGACTATTGGGGCGGTCGCCCGCCGCTTGAGCAGATACGCTTCGTGGAGGTGCCGGAAGTCGCTTCCCGCGTTAACGGTCTTCTGTCGGGCGAATACGATTTCGCCTGCGACCTGCCTCCGGACCAGATACCCGCGATCCAGGCCACGCAGGGCTTCGAAATCCAGAATTCGACCATCTGGAATCACCGCGTATCCGTCTTCAACGTCCAGAACCCGATCCTGGCGGATCCGCTGGTGCGCCGCGCCATGACCCATTCGATCGACCGCAAGGCGATCGTGGAAGCGCTGTGGGCCGGTCAGACCGTGATCCCGGCCGGCCTGCAGTTCGACTCCTATGGCGAGATGTTCATCAAGGACTGGGCTCCTCCGGAATACAATCCGGAACTGGCGCGCGACCTGCTGAAGCAGGCCAGCTACAAGGGCGACGCTATCCCCTACCGCCTGCTCAACAACTACTACACCAACCAGACCGCGAACGCGCAGATCATGGTCGAGATGTGGAGCCAGGTTGGCTTGAACGTGCAGATCGAGATGAAGGAAAACTGGGGCCAGATCCACGATCCGGCGGGGGTCAAGGGCGTGCGCGACTGGTCCGCGGGGAACTCGATCAACGACCCGATCACGCCAATGGTCACGCAATTCGGCCCGAATGGCGAAGTCCAGCAAAAGAAGGACTGGACCAATGCCGAGATGAACGAGCTTTCCGTCATTATGGAAACCTCGACCGATCACGCCGCCCGTAAGAAGGCCTTCGCCCGCATGCTGGAAATCTGCGAGCGGGAAGATCCAGTCTATCAGATCCTTCACCAAAATGCGGTGTTCACCGGCATGAAGTCGTCGCTGAAGTGGAAGGCCGCGCCTGCCTTCGCCATGGATTTCCGCTCTTCCAACTGGGCAAGCTGA
- a CDS encoding acetate/propionate family kinase, with translation MRHAVLALNAGSSSIKFGLYDLEPSAELQLVSRGALDLGDAPRLSAKAADGTVQCDRLLAGVAGNAGIGALLDWIESELGGRKLVSAGHRIVHGGREFVEPVRLTPAVIEALDRLTPLAPLHQPRSLAPIRELAALRPDLPQVGCFDTAFHQTIDPIVSRFALPRKYDAEGIRRYGFHGLSYEYVAGRLKEISPALAAKRTIVAHLGNGASLCAMRDGRSVDTTMGFSALDGLVMGTRCGAIDPGVLLYFLLERGITGEALQHMLYEKSGLLGISGISADMRTLEASDDPQAREAIDLFAFRAAREAAALANTLGGLECLVFTAGIGEHSAPVRKAICERLHWLGVAIDEPSNACHAEIISRPDSKVEIRVVATDEESVIARQSRVQGDAW, from the coding sequence ATGCGGCACGCAGTTCTTGCACTGAACGCCGGCTCGTCCAGCATCAAGTTCGGACTTTACGACCTTGAACCGTCCGCGGAACTGCAACTCGTCTCGCGTGGTGCGCTCGATCTGGGCGATGCGCCGAGGCTCAGTGCGAAAGCGGCCGACGGAACAGTGCAGTGCGATCGGCTGCTTGCCGGAGTCGCAGGCAATGCGGGTATCGGCGCGTTGCTCGACTGGATCGAGAGCGAACTTGGCGGCCGGAAGCTGGTGTCGGCCGGCCATCGCATCGTGCATGGCGGGCGCGAGTTCGTCGAACCCGTCCGTCTGACGCCTGCCGTGATCGAGGCTTTGGACAGGCTGACGCCGCTTGCTCCGCTGCACCAGCCTCGCAGTCTCGCGCCGATCCGGGAACTCGCAGCGCTGCGGCCGGATCTGCCTCAGGTCGGATGCTTCGACACAGCCTTCCATCAGACGATCGATCCGATCGTGAGCCGTTTCGCGCTGCCGCGCAAATACGATGCGGAAGGGATCCGCCGCTACGGGTTTCATGGTCTTTCCTACGAATACGTCGCCGGGCGGCTCAAGGAGATATCGCCCGCTCTCGCCGCGAAGCGGACGATCGTCGCTCATCTTGGCAACGGAGCGAGCCTGTGTGCCATGCGCGACGGCAGAAGCGTCGATACGACGATGGGCTTTTCCGCCCTCGACGGTCTGGTCATGGGCACGCGTTGCGGCGCCATCGATCCGGGCGTGCTTTTGTATTTCCTCCTGGAAAGAGGCATCACGGGGGAGGCTCTGCAGCACATGCTCTATGAGAAATCCGGGCTGCTCGGAATATCCGGCATCTCCGCCGACATGCGCACGCTGGAAGCGAGCGACGACCCGCAAGCCCGCGAAGCGATAGACCTTTTTGCGTTCCGGGCCGCAAGGGAGGCCGCCGCGCTCGCCAACACGTTGGGCGGCCTCGAATGCCTCGTGTTCACCGCCGGCATTGGCGAGCACTCGGCGCCGGTTCGCAAGGCGATATGCGAAAGGCTTCATTGGCTTGGCGTGGCGATCGACGAGCCATCCAATGCCTGCCATGCGGAGATCATCAGCCGGCCGGACAGCAAGGTCGAAATACGCGTCGTCGCGACCGACGAGGAGAGCGTCATTGCCCGCCAGTCGCGCGTGCAGGGGGACGCTTGGTAA
- a CDS encoding phosphoketolase family protein, which translates to MNDEAHKTTPEIGLDQVDLMNRYWRAANYLSVGQIYLLDNPLLREPLKAEHVKPRLLGHWGTTPGLNFIYVHLNRVIRERSLDVLFICGPGHGGPAMVANTWLEGTYSEIYPEIGEGEDGLRKLFRQFSFPGGVPSHVAPETPGSIHEGGELGYALVHAFGAAFDNPDLVVACVVGDGEAETGPLAAAWHSNKFLNPASDGAVLPILHLNGYKIANPTILARMDDGELRSLFAGYGYEPFFVEGHEPVPMHRAMATKLDTVLDRIRSIQEHARARGWRGERPLWPMIVLRSPKGWTGPKEVDGKKVEDFWRSHQVPVSNARGNEAHRKILEDWMRSYEPEKLFDKGGRLLPDLAALAPTGLKRMGATPYANGGLLKRDLVLPDWKSLALDVPRPGGAKAEATRILGSYLRDVIRLNAEARNFRLMGPDETSSNRLDDVFEVTNRVWMQRIEPYDVQLSRDGRVMEVLSEHLCQGWLEGYLLTGRHGLFSCYEAFIHIVDSMVNQHAKWLKTSRECTWRKPIASLNYLLTSHVWRQDHNGFSHQDPGFADFVANKKADTVRLYFPPDANTLLWIADHCLRTYNRINVITAGKQPAPQWLSAEEAETHCRAGAGIWEWAGTVAKGEDPDVVMACAGDVPTLETLAATDILRSALPDLKVRVVNVVDLMTLQSNSEHPHGLADEDFDALFTKTRPVIFAYHGYPYLIHRLTYRRANHDNMHVHGFREEGTTTTPFDMAVLNELDRYHLALAAIERVPGLTERAKNLAAELHGKLAEHKAYVREYGEDMPEIQQWNWAYNGATEAGD; encoded by the coding sequence ATGAACGACGAGGCTCACAAGACAACACCGGAAATCGGCCTTGACCAGGTCGATCTCATGAACCGCTACTGGCGCGCCGCGAACTACCTTTCGGTTGGCCAGATCTATCTGCTCGACAATCCGCTCCTGCGCGAGCCCCTAAAAGCCGAGCACGTCAAGCCGCGGCTGCTCGGCCATTGGGGCACGACACCTGGCCTCAATTTCATCTATGTCCATCTGAACCGCGTCATCCGTGAACGCAGTCTCGATGTCCTGTTTATCTGCGGACCAGGCCATGGCGGCCCGGCGATGGTCGCGAACACGTGGCTCGAGGGCACCTACAGCGAGATCTATCCCGAAATCGGCGAGGGCGAAGACGGTCTAAGAAAACTCTTCCGGCAATTCTCCTTCCCTGGCGGAGTGCCCAGCCATGTGGCGCCCGAAACGCCCGGCTCGATCCATGAGGGCGGAGAACTGGGATATGCACTGGTCCATGCTTTCGGCGCGGCCTTCGACAATCCCGATCTGGTGGTCGCCTGCGTCGTCGGCGACGGTGAAGCGGAGACCGGCCCGCTCGCGGCGGCATGGCACTCCAACAAGTTCCTGAACCCGGCATCCGACGGCGCCGTCCTGCCGATCCTGCATCTCAACGGCTACAAGATCGCCAATCCGACGATCCTCGCCCGTATGGATGACGGGGAGTTGCGAAGCCTGTTCGCCGGCTACGGCTACGAACCGTTCTTCGTCGAAGGTCATGAGCCTGTTCCCATGCATCGGGCGATGGCCACGAAGCTCGATACGGTGCTCGATCGGATCCGCTCCATCCAAGAGCACGCCCGTGCTCGGGGCTGGCGGGGAGAGCGTCCGCTGTGGCCGATGATCGTGCTGCGCAGCCCGAAGGGCTGGACCGGACCGAAGGAGGTCGATGGCAAGAAGGTCGAGGATTTTTGGCGCTCGCATCAAGTGCCGGTGTCGAACGCTCGCGGCAACGAGGCGCATCGCAAGATCCTCGAAGACTGGATGCGGAGTTACGAACCGGAAAAGCTGTTCGACAAAGGGGGGCGCCTGCTCCCAGACCTGGCGGCGCTTGCGCCGACAGGGCTTAAGCGCATGGGCGCAACCCCATATGCCAATGGCGGATTGCTGAAGCGCGACCTCGTGCTTCCCGATTGGAAAAGCCTGGCGCTCGATGTGCCGCGTCCGGGCGGTGCCAAAGCCGAGGCGACGCGGATACTCGGAAGCTATCTCCGCGACGTGATACGCCTGAATGCGGAGGCCCGGAATTTCCGGCTAATGGGACCGGATGAGACGTCCTCCAACCGCCTTGACGACGTGTTCGAGGTTACGAACCGGGTCTGGATGCAGCGGATCGAGCCCTATGACGTCCAGCTTTCCCGTGACGGCCGCGTCATGGAGGTGCTCAGCGAGCATCTCTGCCAGGGTTGGCTGGAGGGCTATCTGCTGACCGGCCGCCATGGCCTGTTCTCCTGTTACGAGGCGTTCATCCACATCGTCGATTCCATGGTCAACCAGCATGCGAAATGGCTGAAGACGTCCAGAGAGTGCACCTGGCGCAAGCCGATCGCTTCACTCAATTACCTGCTGACCTCCCATGTCTGGCGGCAGGATCACAACGGCTTCAGCCACCAAGATCCGGGCTTCGCCGATTTCGTCGCCAACAAGAAGGCCGATACGGTCAGGCTCTATTTCCCGCCGGATGCCAACACGCTGCTCTGGATCGCCGACCATTGCCTGAGAACCTACAACCGCATCAACGTGATCACCGCCGGCAAGCAGCCAGCGCCGCAATGGCTGTCTGCTGAAGAGGCGGAAACGCACTGCCGGGCGGGCGCGGGGATCTGGGAGTGGGCCGGGACGGTTGCCAAGGGCGAGGATCCGGATGTGGTCATGGCCTGCGCCGGCGACGTGCCGACACTGGAGACGCTCGCCGCCACGGACATTCTGCGTTCGGCGCTTCCGGACCTGAAGGTTCGCGTCGTCAACGTGGTCGATCTGATGACGCTGCAGTCGAATTCAGAGCATCCGCATGGCCTCGCCGATGAGGATTTCGACGCGCTGTTCACCAAAACCAGGCCGGTCATCTTCGCCTATCACGGCTATCCCTACCTCATCCACCGCCTGACCTACCGACGCGCCAACCATGACAACATGCATGTGCACGGCTTTCGCGAGGAAGGCACCACGACGACGCCATTCGACATGGCCGTGCTCAATGAGCTCGACCGCTACCACTTGGCGCTCGCCGCGATCGAACGCGTGCCGGGTCTCACTGAGCGGGCGAAAAACCTTGCCGCCGAACTTCACGGGAAGCTTGCCGAACACAAGGCTTATGTCCGCGAGTACGGCGAAGACATGCCCGAGATTCAGCAGTGGAACTGGGCCTACAACGGCGCGACGGAGGCCGGCGATTGA